In Populus trichocarpa isolate Nisqually-1 chromosome 7, P.trichocarpa_v4.1, whole genome shotgun sequence, the following proteins share a genomic window:
- the LOC18101202 gene encoding uncharacterized protein LOC18101202 isoform X2: MFFHDAVYRRLVSLLRPWLQEEPEIELQLGFINSELTAKKLKFDVSALNNESESSRFQFKEVTVDHLSFRFSNWSSPACKIGIRGVNITLLAGEVKEEGSLRRARKLSEEKKKAVAGFDPEGSALHNVLERILLNPPSRNWFKTSLLNLLLKHCHLQISDTNLQVQFPDLNDAVVFLLELKDFNGESEHSDPGCLLRGVVGAVFKPLKVVSFVMDFRGFGFAYKMEDQINHISSFTDLLSCIKLNDLRVADFNIRVPKLSLLFSPLDLLVLSAFGKLSTKERKHVRSGRQLWKLAANRLGYVPSSPRLSLHKLVDFICLWLRYQNAYEYLLSLLGYSADNLLKKSVIKLSEDKMFLNSVKHNWGEISGIEKELPAEAIAQARRIARYRAVSNIQNGKNSFKESSMDKQVNVFSKILSVFIVIWNVMYKILLSILHCFFFIILFFQRPKLDWNPGNNSEDYSSRYCFLLNFGKILVTFSSTSKHKNVDERIESHTGISYSDIHSFSLSIHMLLLAYVDEVFEQSLSLSCGKLKVKSSSVMETAIVDRSVKNPFSSKKVRRKGSVDKLKTILMGKPAQVFLPSQTSETSVANPAEGTCNPYLQTLMGEMWLAWQKSSAGYKDNEIAYSETPWLLCEIKNCLMDPNLKRPVSGFWKCSLTAGKLNLALGYSSVLSLAILLGQIQHALNLNESTGRATVPLNFPPTIENQEEISWEDKYELYSNRLKLTFLRMLPEKHIELGVFVTGPCIEMTPRKVGLNSGDKDTNQDDFQLGFDIQNIEVVVWPTSKSDLALTGWSESDGAEPESHKLREPQIIEIPKPDNEKYASEGWISLGSYFKISGFDIYKGNSAEREQNQIFSMKPIAARLSFFREFVYTFSTTVIAFSTTFSVTASGFHIISYMDELYVLFQVVAGLLSTVSLSYAFRSFDISGFMPLQNFVRQNMVFNELENDEISAEGAALICNSTLVSTTGTFNFKSMDVILQNSRIDDKEGSSVKTYAAMSNQMAGHDLPDCGILISVHQTHAEVSLEEHKLKILCDLQGIQFVISRYPDHMLKSFDHSVVRNLLQQTEGGLYEIFLSDFTFTFWLGQPHNSLNNSVGKTSSSGNTSQTVDNAHLISECETSTAQSSRFTQKSDFATDITASSPSQWILVNVTLGIIFVAKGSLKNSLVGPNQFNKLTALLEVGRNLQTFSWGIKGGVLVLETAALTMFFRCVVSYLQRIKHLLSIISSSVKQAENAENEAQETLHMTRQTKWEWLEASTIDVSQFSLTLVVEDGSGGFQELVIEVDVHMKFESAILLRKFIFNLSRMVIFSQVHRNYVENENHGSHQSKMLNNLVASISAEKHENDHKSNQVWVGMGSISDFEMTISLSEIQMILSMVSSFSSASNKEIGSDLKRRRLSSNQEPDNCLKAMVPDGAIVAIQDVHQHLYFAVEERENKYSLFGVMHHSLVGEKALFRVKHHKQGMWKSSVLWFSLISLHAKNNVGEPLRLNYHSGSGFVGISSANDSGWSLWRILPCEPESYNSDIDWEPYNKLVKDTFYLVNKKSDSAVAFVDGVPLFVKKPGHPFKFKVCNQFPWTHEDAGRISGQCRSLPCLQIKIDHVSVTIVHELLDTRDRFPLLRGCISNTELNLQILYYKTRVMSTSIALLDYFDAQKNLWRELVHPLEICTFYRSVFHIQDSETVQHGAPVHFYCRSKELDISLTELSLDVLLFVIGKLQLAGPFSSRSSMILSNSCKVENQTGLSLICHFYNKKSVTIARKQSASVSLSQILANQPPESKSLVTIQLSDLGSFATSSLDISILETRVLAWRTSIVSLQDSRTYPGPFVVVETSRKSEDGLSISVSPLIRIHNETEFSMELCFRRSQQDEDVFAPILLKKGSSVDDSMKVFEAIGSSGGLKKALMSFTVGNFLFSFRPEITDDLINSKSPLSAEWSDELKGGKAVFLSGIFDKLSYKVRKALSVDTIKCSFSTAACTLKSGDAHATNLHFLIQSIGRDVPIIQPDKSSGSSDMTSAVALQEQKEIFILPTVRVSNLLHSEIHVLLTEKGLCTTVGSDSFGKQAAIPRGSTVDFYANPAILYFTVTLTAFSMSCKPVNSGDWVKKLLKNKNKVHFLDIDLEFGGGKYFASLRLSRGYRGILEVSVFTQYSLKNDTEFSLFMFAPHQKPLSRDEVRRFGSTIPPDLGLFSPPNSIRSWFLKSHKTRLKLLEDSASEALLDLDALSGLTEISLDKEEGSGEKSIVKFGVSVGPSSSSVMVPSQIVTMVPRHVVFNESEEHITVRQYYLEKDEVTSLVHINSKQRTALKLWNGISERKEFSLFENFIRKHRNDIDTSLVYIQFRLNDPESSWSGPVCIVSLGRFFIKFRKQSNQDQALDNSAFEFAAIHVVEEGSTVGVHFHKPPNVTLPYRIENHLHDLSLTFCQKDSSEREILGSGCSAYYVWDDLTLPRKLVVLINDLQREINLDKVRAWKPFFKSTKLRGLASHSFLHKESRDQKSYFDNLNSMDIMKVGYEVYAEGTTRVLRICEFLDSHKRDRLSQLRAKIQVRVFHFAIHFLEHEKKDVDEVVDLTYTPLIVARLGNISVDSVFTDLKKFNRISVQSLNVDQKWLGSPFAAMLRRHQSDYSDSNASVLEFVLVLLSTSSNVRQVEYSSMILQPIDLNLDEETLMRIASFWRTSLSDSSTPSRQHYFDHFEIHPVKIITNFLPGDTYSSYNSAQETLRSLLHSVVKVPPIKNMVVELNGVLVTHALITMHELFIRCAQHYSWYAMRAIYIAKGSPLLPPAFASIFDDLASSSLDVYFDPSRGLIKIPGFNLGAFKFLSKCINARGFSGTKRYFGDLEKTLRTVGSNMVFAAATEISDSVLKGAETNGFDGMASGFHQGILKLAMEPSLLGTALKGGGPDRKVQLDRNPGIDELYVEGYLQAMLDTTYRQEYLRVRVIDDQVFLKNLPPNSALIDEIMDRVKGFLISKGLLKGDPSTSYRPLRHLQGESEWKIGPTVWTLCEHLVVSFAIRMLRKQTGKFVAKINLKKEPESDDGKAIVPADSREQEKKGKFIWKRGIRSFVFSGILAYIDGRLCRSIPNPLARRIVSGFLFSFLDKNDSG, encoded by the exons ATGTTCTTCCACGACGCCGTTTACCGGCGACTGGTGTCATTATTGCGGCCGTGGTTGCAAGAAGAACCGGAAATTGAACTCCAATTAGGGTTTATCAACTCTGAATTGACCGCAAAGAAGTTAAAATTCGATGTCTCTGCTCTCAATAATGAATCCGAATCCTCTCGGTTTCAATTTAAAGAAGTCACCGTTGATCACTTGAGTTTTCGCTTCTCCAATTGGTCTTCCCCTGCTTGCAAAATTGGAATTCGCGGTGTCAATATCACTCTTTTAGCTGG ggAAGTGAAGGAGGAGGGGAGTTTGAGAAGGGCGAGGAAATTGAGTGAGGAAAAGAAGAAGGCGGTTGCCGGGTTTGATCCTGAG GGTAGTGCCTTGCATAATGTGCTGGAGAGGATCTTGCTTAACCCACCTTCAAGGAATTGGTTTAAAACCTCTCTGTTGAATCTTCTTCTCAAACATTGCCACTTACAGATTTCCGATACTAATCTGCAAGTGCAGTTTCCCGACTTGAATGACGCTgtagtttttttgttggaaCTAAAGGATTTTAATGGAGAATCTGAGCACTCTGACCCTGGGTGTCTTTTAAGAGGGGTTGTTGGTGCAGTTTTTAAACCTCTAAAAGTGGTTTCTTTTGTTATGGATTTTAGAGGTTTTGGGTTTGCCTATAAGATGGAAGATCAGATAAACCACATTTCTTCTTTCACAGATCTGCTTTCTTGCATTAAATTAAATGACCTTCGGGTGGCAGACTTTAATATCCGTGTTCCAAAATTAAGTCTGTTGTTTTCTCCACTTGATCTCCTTGTTTTGTCAGCTTTTGGTAAACTATCAACGAAAGAACGAAAACATGTCAGAAGTGGTAGACAACTATGGAAACTAGCTGCAAACAGATTAGGATATGTCCCTTCCTCTCCCAGATTATCATTGCATAAATTAGTTGATTTCATTTGCCTCTGGCTACGTTATCAAAATGCATATGAGTATTTGCTGTCTCTGCTAGGATATTCTGCTGACAACTTATTAAAGAAGTCTGTTATTAAGTTGTCTGAGGACAAAATGTTTCTGAATTCTGTCAAACACAATTGGGGGGAGATTTCTGGCATAGAGAAGGAGTTGCCAGCCGAAGCTATTGCCCAGGCACGACGGATAGCACGATACAGAGCAGTCTCAAACATTCAAAATGGTAAAAATAGTTTCAAAGAATCTTCAATGGATAAACAAGTCaatgttttctccaagatcctTTCAGTATTCATAGTCATTTGGAATGTTATGTACAAGATTTTGCTCTCAATTTtacattgtttcttttttattatacttttctTTCAACGACCAAAACTTGATTGGAATCCGGGAAACAATTCTGAAGATTACAGCTCCCGATATTGCTTCCTGCTAAACTTTGGAAAGATTTTagttactttttcttcaacaagCAAGCACAAGAATGTTGATGAAAGAATAGAGTCCCATACAGGGATTTCATATTCTGATATACACTCATTCAGTCTATCGATTCATATGCTGTTACTTGCATATGTTGATGAAGTTTTTGAACAGTCTTTGTCTCTTTCCTGTGGGAAGCTGAAGGTTAAGTCCTCTTCTGTTATGGAGACTGCAATTGTGGATAGGAGTGTAAAGAATCCTTTTAGTTCAAAAAAAGTACGTCGGAAAGGGAgtgttgataaattaaaaactatcctGATGGGTAAGCCTGCACAAGTATTTCTTCCTTCACAAACTAGTGAAACCAGTGTTGCAAATCCAGCTGAAGGAACCTGTAATCCATATTTGCAGACACTTATGGGAGAAATGTGGTTGGCTTGGCAAAAATCTTCTGCGGGATATAAGGATAACGAGATTGCATATTCTGAAACTCCATGGCTTCTTTGTGAGATTAAAAACTGTTTGATGGATCCAAACCTGAAGAGACCAGTTTCTGGGTTTTGGAAATGCAGTTTGACAGCCGGGAAATTAAATTTAGCTTTGGGGTATTCATCAGTATTGTCATTGGCTATACTGCTTGGCCAGATACAGCATGCTCTAAATTTGAATGAGAGCACTGGGAGGGCAACTGTACCTCTGAATTTTCCTCCAACCATTGAAAATCAGGAAGAAATTAGTTGGGAAGATAAATATGAGTTGTATTCTAATAGACTGAAGTTGACTTTTCTTAGAATGCTTCCGGAGAAACATATTGAACTTGGAGTTTTTGTAACTGGTCCTTGTATTGAAATGACACCGAGAAAGGTTGGACTTAACAGTGGGGATAAAGACACGAATCAGGATGATTTTCAACTTGGTTTTGATATCCAAAATATTGAGGTTGTTGTATGGCCAACCTCAAAATCAGATTTGGCATTAACTGGATGGTCAGAATCTGATGGTGCAGAACCAGAGAGCCACAAATTGCGAGAGCCTCAGATAATTGAAATTCCTAAACCAGATAATGAAAAGTATGCATCTGAGGGATGGATTTCACTTGGTTCTTACTTCAAGATTAGTGGTTTCGATATTTACAAGGGGAATTCAGCAGAAAGagaacaaaaccaaatcttttCAATGAAGCCAATAGCTGCTCGGTTATCATTCTTCAG GGAGTTTGTATATACGTTTAGCACGACTGTCATTGCTTTCTCAACAACTTTCTCTGTGACGGCTTCAGGATTTCATATTATATCATATATGGATGAGTTGTATGTTCTCTTTCAG GTGGTTGCAGGTTTGCTTTCAACAGTTTCGCTTTCATATGCTTTTAGGAGCTTTGATATAAGTGGTTTTATGCCTCTTCAAAACTTTGTGAGGCAAAATATGGTGTTCAATGAACttgagaatgatgaaattagtgCTGAAGGAGCAGCTTTGATTTGTAATAGCACTTTGGTCTCAACTACTGGAACCTTCAACTTCAAGTCGATGGATGTAATTCTTCAGAATTCTAGGATAGATGATAAGGAGGGAAGTTCTGTAAAAACATATGCTGCTATGAGCAACCAAATGGCTGGGCATGATTTGCCTGATTGTGGAATTTTGATTTCTGTTCATCAAACTCACGCAGAGGTATCTTTGGAAGAGCACAAATTGAAAATTCTCTGTGATTTGCAAGGAATTCAGTTTGTAATTTCTAGATATCCGGATCACATGCTAAAAAGTTTTGATCACTCTGTAGTTAGAAACTTGCTGCAGCAAACTGAGGGTGgattatatgaaatatttcttTCTGATTTCACATTTACATTTTGGCTGGGTCAACCTCACAATAGTTTGAATAACTCGGTTGGTAAAACTTCTTCAAGTGGTAATACATCACAAACAGTGGACAATGCCCATTTGATCAGTGAGTGTGAAACATCAACTGCTCAATCCTCTAGATTCACTCAGAAGTCAGATTTTGCTACAGATATTACAGCTTCATCCCCAAGTCAATGGATTCTCGTAAATGTTACACTTGGTATAATTTTTGTGGCTAAGGGCTCATTAAAGAATTCTCTGGTTGGGCCAAATCAATTCAATAAGCTTACTGCATTGCTTGAAGTTGGGAGAAATCTTCAGACATTCTCTTGGGGAATAAAG GGTGGCGTTCTTGTCCTTGAAACAGCAGcattaacaatgttttttcGGTGTGTTGTTTCATATCTCCAACGTATAAAACATCTCTTATCAATCATTAGTTCTTCTGTTAAACAAGCTGAAAATGCTGAAAATGAGGCCCAAGAGACGCTACATATGACCCGACAAACCAAATGGGAATGGCTTGAAGCTTCCACCATAGACGTGTCTCAGTTTTCTCTTACTCTTGTTGTTGAAGATGGCTCTG GAGGTTTTCAGGAACTTGTGATTGAGGTTGATGTCCATATGAAGTTCGAATCTGCAATTCTGCTGAGGAAATTCATATTTAACCTTTCCAGGATGGTGATCTTTTCTCAAGTTCATAGAAATTATgtagaaaatgaaaatcatggAAGTCATCAGAGCAAAATGTTGAATAATTTAGTTGCCTCTATATCAGCTGAAAAGCATGAGAATGATCATAAATCAAATCAGGTTTGGGTTGGCATGGGTTCTATTTCAGATTTTGAAATGACAATATCCTTGTCTGAAATACAG ATGATTTTATCCATGGTTTCATCCTTCTCCTCTGCATCCAACAAAGAGATAGGCAGTGACCTGAAACGAAGGCGATTGTCCAGTAACCAAGAACCTGACAACTGTTTGAAAGCTATGGTTCCTGATG GAGCAATTGTGGCAATTCAAGATGTGCATCAACACTTGTACTTTGCTGTTGAAGAAAGGGAAAATAAGTATAGTTTGTTTGGTGTTATGCATCATTCACTTGTAGGGGAGAAGGCACTTTTTAGg GTCAAGCACCATAAGCAAGGAATGTGGAAGTCATCAGTTCTGTGGTTTTCCTTGATATCATTGCATGCTAAGAACAATGTTGGCGAACCATTGCGATTGAACTATCATTCTGGATCAGGTTTTGTTGGGATCTCCAGTGCTAATGATAGTGGTTGGTCACTCTGGAGGATACTTCCTTGTGAGCCTGAAAGCTACAACAgtgatattgattgggagccaTACAATAAGTTGGTTAAAGATACTTTTTACCTGGTAAATAAGAAGAGTGACTCAGCTGTTGCATTTGTTGATGGAGTTCCGTTGTTTGTTAAAAAGCCTGGACACCCTTTCAAGTTTAAAGTATGTAATCAGTTTCCTTGGACGCATGAGGATGCAGGCAGAATTTCTGGGCAGTGCAGAAGTCTCCCTTGccttcaaattaaaattgaccATGTTTCTGTGACCATTGTCCATGAACTTTTAGATACAAGGGACAGGTTTCCACTTCTTCGTGGCTGCATCAGTAATACCGAACTTAATCTCCAGATTCTATATTATAAAACCAGAGTTATGAGCACATCAATTGCTTTGCTTGATTACTTTGATGCCCAAAAAAATTTGTG GAGAGAACTTGTTCACCCTCTTGAAATATGTACATTCTATCGTTCAGTTTTCCACATTCAGGATTCAGAAACTGTTCAGCATGGAGCACCAGTTCATTTCTATTGCCGAAGTAAAGAG TTGGACATATCCCTAACTGAGCTCTCCTTGGACGTACTTCTTTTTGTGATTGGGAAATTACAATTGGCTGGTCCATTTTCATCGAGGAGCTCCATGATTTTGTCCAACAGCTGCAAG GTGGAAAACCAAACAGGTTTGAGCCTTATTTGTCACTTCTACAACAAGAAAAGTGTTACAATAGCCAGAAAACAGTCTGCTTCTGTTTCTTTAAG CCAAATATTGGCAAATCAACCTCCAGAAAGCAAGTCACTTGTTACAATTCAGCTTTCTGATCTTGGATCTTTTGCTACTTCCTCACTTGATATTTCTATCCTAGAAACTCGAGTGCTTGCTTGGAGAACATCTATAGTGTCACTTCAAG ATTCAAGAACTTACCCTGGGCCATTTGTAGTGGTTGAGACTTCAAGGAAATCCGAG GATGGTTTGTCAATTTCGGTTTCTCCTTTAATAAGAATTCATAATGAAACTGAATTCTCCATGGAACTATGTTTTCGACGTTCTCAACAAGATGAAGATGTGTTCGCTCCAATTTTACTGAAGAAGGGGTCTTCTGTTGATGATTCCATGAAAGTGTTTGAGGCTATAGGTTCATCTGGTGGATTAAAGAAGGCATTAATGTCTTTCACTGTTG GAaacttcttattttcttttagacCTGAAATCACAGATGATTTGATAAATTCTAAGAGTCCTCTTTCAGCAGAATGGTCAGACGAGCTTAAAGGGGGAaaggctgttttcctttctGGAATTTTCGATAAACTAAGCTACAAAGTCCGCAAGGCATTGTCCGTTGATACAATTAAATGTTCCTTTAGCACTGCTGCTTGTACCCTAAAATCTGGAGACGCGCATGCTACTAACCtgcattttcttattcaaagCATTGGAAGAGATGTGCCTATCATACAGCCTGATAAGTCTAGTGGTAGTTCTGATATGACTTCAGCTGTTGCATTACAGGAGCAGAAGGAAATTTTTATACTTCCTACTGTAAGGGTGTCCAATTTACTGCACTCTGAGATACATGTGCTTTTGACTGAGAAGg GTCTATGTACTACTGTTGGTAGTGACAGTTTTGGGAAGCAGGCAGCCATACCACGTGGATCAACAGTTGACTTTTATGCTAATCCTGctatattatattttactgTTACCTTAACTGCTTTTAGTATGAGCTGCAAACCAGTGAACAGTGGTGATTGGGTCAAGAAGTTacttaagaacaaaaataaagtgCACTTTCTGGACATTGATCTGGAGTTTGGTGGTGGAAAGTATTTTGCATCACTAAGATTGTCACGTGGGTACAGGGGCATATTAGAG GTTTCTGTCTTTACACAATATTCCTTGAAGAACGACACTGAATTTTCACTCTTTATGTTTGCACCACATCAGAAGCCTCTGTCTAG GGATGAGGTCAGGAGATTCGGTTCCACCATTCCTCCTGATTTGGGATTATTTTCTCCTCCTAACTCAATAAGATCATGGTTTTTAAA ATCACACAAGACGCGGCTTAAATTGTTAGAGGACTCTGCATCTGAGGCACTGTTAGACTTGGATGCTCTGTCTGGCCTCACTGAGATAAGCTTGGACAAAGAAGAAGGGTCTGGAGAGAAAAGCATTGTGAAGTTTGGGGTTTCTGTGGGACCCTCTTCGAGTAGTGTGATGGTCCCATCACAGATAGTGACTATGGTCCCAAGACATGTTGTATTTAACGAGTCAGAAGAACATATCACTGTCCGTCAGTATTATTTGGAG AAGGATGAAGTGACAAGCCTTGTCCACATTAACAGTAAACAGAGAACAGCACTAAAGCTTTGGAATGGAATTAGCGAGAGGAAAGAATTCAGTTTATTCGAGAATTTCATCAGGAAGCATAGAAATGATATCGATACTTCTTTAGTATATATCCAGTTTCGGCTGAATGACCCTGAATCTAGCTGGTCAGGGCCAGTATGCATTGTTTCATTAGGACGGTTTTTCATAAAATTCAGGAAACAATCAAATCAAGATCAAGCATTAGACAACAGTGCATTCGAATTTGCTGCTATTCATGTGGTTGAAGAAGGTTCTACTGTTGGTGTACACTTCCACAAACCACCAAATGTTACTCTACCATATCGGATTGAGAATCACTTGCATGATTTATCTCTCACTTTCTGTCAAAAG GATTCatcagagagagagattctTGGATCTGGCTGTAGTGCTTATTATGTCTGGGATGATTTGACTCTTCCGCGTAAACTGGTTGTTTTAATCAATG aTCTTCAACGTGAGATAAACTTGGATAAGGTACGGGCGTGGAAACCTTTTTTCAAATCGACAAAACTTCGAGGATTGGCATCTCATTCTTTTTTGCACAAAGAGTCCAGAGACCAGAAAAGCTACTTTGATAATTTAAACAGCATGGATATTATGAAGGTGGGGTATGAAGTATATGCTGAGGGTACCACACGAGTTTTAAGAATTTGCGAGTTTTTGGATAGTCACAAGAGAGATAGATTGTCTCAGTTACGTGCCAAGATCCAAGTGAGAGTGTTTCATTTTGCAATCCACTTTCTTGAGCATGAAAAAAAG GATGTTGATGAGGTTGTGGATCTCACTTATACGCCACTTATAGTTGCAAGGCTTGGAAATATCAGTGTGGACTCAGTGTTCACTGATCTGAAGAAATTTAACCGGATCAGTGTGCAG TCATTAAATGTGGATCAGAAGTGGTTAGGTTCTCCTTTTGCGGCAATGCTTCGCAGACATCAATCAGACTACAGTGACTCAAATGCTTCTGTACTCGAATTTGTCCTTGTCCTACTTTCAACCAGCTCCAATGTTAGGCAAGTTGAATACTCATCCATGATTCTGCAG CCAATTGATTTGAATCTTGATGAGGAAACTTTAATGAGAATTGCCTCATTTTGGCGTACGTCTCTCAGTGACAGCAGTACTCCAAGTCGACAACATTACTTTGATCATTTTGAGATCCATCCAGTGAAG ATTATTACTAATTTTCTTCCCGGGGACACGTATTCAAGTTATAATTCAGCACAGGAGACCCTAAGGTCCTTACTGCATAGTGTAGTAAAG GTTCCTCccataaaaaatatggttgttGAACTCAATGGGGTACTGGTTACTCATGCTTTAATAACCATGCATGAATTGTTTATCAGATGTGCACAGCATTATTCATG GTATGCAATGAGGGCTATCTATATTGCAAAAGGAAGCCCTTTGCTTCCGCCAGCTTTTGCATCCATATTTGATGATTTGGCTTCGTCTTCTCTCGACGTCTATTTTGATCCTTCACGTGGGTTGATTAAGATTCCAGGTTTCAATTTAG GTGCATTCAAATTCCTCAGTAAATGTATCAATGCTAGAGGGTTCTCGGGGACAAAACGCTACTTTGGTGACCTGGAAAAAACT TTGAGAACAGTGGGATCCAATATGGTGTTTGCTGCTGCCACTGAAATATCAGACTCTGTTCTGAAGGGAGCAGAAACAAATGGTTTTGATGGAATG GCTAGTGGTTTCCACCAAGGGATTCTGAAATTGGCTATGGAACCATCACTACTGGGGACTGCTTTAAAAGGCGGCGGCCCAGATAGAAAGGTGCAGCTTGATCGAAATCCAGGCATTGATGAG TTGTATGTCGAAGGATACTTGCAAGCAATGTTGGATACAACGTACAGACAAGAGTATCTTAGAGTCAGAGTGATTGATGATCAG GTTTTCCTTAAAAACCTACCCCCGAATAGTGCCCTCATAGATGAGATCATGGATCGTGTGAAGGGATTCCTGATAAGCAAAGGATTGCTGAAAGGTGATCCTTCAACATCTTATCGCCCCTTGCGTCATCTTCAAGGAGAGAGT GAATGGAAAATTGGACCAACAGTGTGGACATTGTGTGAACATCTTGTTGTGAGCTTTGCAATCCGCATGCTGAGAAAGCAAACTGGAAAATTCGTGGCcaagattaatttgaaaaaagaaccAGAAAGCGATGATGGCAAAGCAATTGTCCCTGCAGACTCCCGTGAACAGGAGAAGAAGGGGAAGTTTATATGGAAACGGGGCATTCGTAGCTTTGTGTTTTCAGGCATTCTTGCATATATTGATGGAAGGCTATGTCGTTCTATTCCTAACCCTTTAGCACGACGAATTGTCAGTGGCTTTTTGTTCAGCTTTTTGGACAAAAACGATAGTGGATAG